The sequence cgtgtccagggACGTGACAAAGTttaattttatgtaaatataaagcgCCTTGGTGCAGTGACTAGCAGGTGGGGTGAAGACAGTAGAACACACGTGTGATCTTTTGCATAAAGGGGTGTGGTATCTTAGTGGTCACGGTGTtgaactactgatcagaaggttgtgagtttgaatcccaggtccaccaagctgccactgctgggcccctgagcaaggcccttcactgcccagttgtataaaaaatgaaataaaattgtaagTCGGTCCGGATGAGGGCGtctaccagaaatgtaaatgtaaagagcaagaaaactgattttaaATTGTAGTTGCACTACCTGATGATAAACactgttgctatggcaaccagGAGTAGAAAAGTCAACCGTCTTCATAGTAGCATCTGGCGGTGATGAAATCaccgtgtgtgtgcatgcggcATTAATCAATCAAAGATCAATAAGTGTATACAGGCATTTCAGCTGATTTTCTGCATGAGTTAGGGGTTTCTCtcatgttcctgtgtgttcagGTAAAGGGCAGTGGCTAGCAAGACAGATACAGTCCCTGCAGAAGGAACACGTTGGTGTGAATACTTCAGAATATTTCTCtgatgatgagagtgatgagtCTTTTCACACATCTCTGGATGGCAGCGTGTTTTTTACGCTTGAAGACATGGAGAGTGATGGTAAAAGTCCtggtttttattgtttttttggttttgtttattgGTATCATTAGCAATGACTTTATAGTTGACTCTGCATGTAATTAGCCTTTACTGCTGCCCCTGACTAGGAAGTGATAGCCCTTCATCAGGGAGGACCTACTGTGATTCACCAGAGGACCTGAGGGGGCGCTCTAACATGAGGCAGCAGGACAGATCCAGGCCTGATCTTTCAGAGGTGAGTTTGAAGCCTTGTGTCAGTTGAAAACTGTGAACTATTcaatactttattttaatattgttgtttttcttttaataaactgTTGTAGGGAAGCAACAGCGATCCTAATCTCAGTCATTCCTTTAAAAAGAGACTGGAAAGCAGGAAGGGCAAGACCCAAAGAGGTAGACCCAGTGCTAGCTAATGTCATTAAATAGCTTGTGAAGGATATTGATCCTGTAATCTCAGTggctgttcttttcttttccatctgCAGCTCTGTTATTTTCTGAGAGTTCTTCCCCTGGAGCATTACTGTCGAATGTGGACAGAGATCATATCAGACTGCTAGATCTATCAGGCAATGAGCTGGACTCTCTCTCATGCTTGATGGATGAGGGTTCTGTCCAACAACAGCTTGAGCATCTACTACGGCTGGATTTGAGCAGCAACAGCTTAGCAGAGTTTCCCAGTGCTCTGTGTCAGGTACCACTGACAAGCGGTGTTCAATATGGGAAAAAATGTTCCAATTAATTCTTCTTAAATGGGAGAATTTTTGTTAGGAGTGTATAGAGAGTTCAGTAATAATCTTTACTTTCTCACAATACATATTTAAGAGTGAACATTGCTTataacattaatttaatatattaattttgTGATCTTGCTACACTAATGAGCTTTACTAACTAACTcagcaaacacaaaaacatgctgCTCATTAATGATAATAACAGAGAACTGCATAATAGGCTAACatccattttgtttatttgttatttgtgtttattattaattgggCATATTAATCCatttaatttagatttttataatttaatttaatgaaacatGCAGTTGGTTAATGTTGTACTTATTTTGATAAGGATTTCATTATATTGTCTCTAATTAGGAGAAGTGTCTAGATTCTTGAATTTCAGCAGGTTCTATAATTGTGTCTTTATGACAAGAATTTCAACACTTTGTAATTGATTCTTTTAGAGCTTGAGGAGCCTCACACGCCTTGATCTTCAAGGCAACCAGTTGCAGTCACTTCCTGCTGGTCTGCTGAGCCTGCCCtcattaaacacactgaatgtGTCACGAAACAGTGTGGGTCCTGAGCTCTGTCTGGATCCACACGTGTGCTGTCCATCACTCCGCCAGCTGAACCTTTCTTTCAACCACATCACTGTTTTCCCTTACAGTCTCAGCCAAGTCATGGAAAATCTAGAAGAACTCTCACTAGAAGGGTATGGAGGAACATGTGGAAGAACATGTTTATTTTAGCTCAACTGAATGTAAAGTGATTGGATTGTTATTCCAGCCATTccattcttctcttctcatgTTTTCCTTGTCCTCAGGAATCAAATCTCAGaactctcccttcctctctgtcttgctGAAATGAAGGTGTTTGATATTTCTAAGAATAAATTAACAGTGATCTCTGATGGTTTATTGTCTGCTTGCACCAAGCTGGAAACATTCAATGCCTCAGTTAACCATCTTAGTGAGTATATTTCATGATAAAACATTTTGAACTTTCTGTAAGTCTGCTTTCTGGTGTTATGTAATATCCATATTTCTGTAGGTTGTTTGTTACACCTTCCTTCTAAGATAACAACGCTGAAATTATCCCAGAACAATTTTGAAAGCGTTCCAGAATCAATTACCAGTCTACCAAAGTAAGTGTTTTTAAATATGTTACATACACTACCGATTTTAATTCCAACTATTAACATTGTCTGGACATGCTCGTATGATCCTGTGCTCAGTTTGCGGTCAGTGGACATGAGGAACAACAGTATCAAGGTTCTGCCCGGTCCAGCCTCCTGGGCCAGTGCTAACTTAAGAGAGCTGATATTCAGCGAAAACCAGATCTCTGTGCTGGACCTCAGAGAACCTGTGTATAAATGGATCCGTCTGGAGAAACTGCATCTGAGTGATAACAGGCTGACTGAGGTGCTGAAGATAcaagtttattttctttttaatgattattttttacacattttgaaTTCTTCATTCCAGAGCCTTTGGATTTGTGATTATGTCTGCTGTGTGTTCTAAGGTTCCTCACATCAGTTAGTCTCTCACTGTCCTTGCGCCCTTGTTGTTAGCTTCCTCCTCAGATCGGGCTGCTGGAGGAGTTGACCTCTCTGGATGTCAGTGGTAACTCTGGTCTGCGCTCTTTTCCTGATGAGATGGGTAAGCTGGTTCGACTGTGGGATTTGCCCTTGGACAGACTGCAGCTGCAACTGGACCTCAAACACATTGGTAACAAGACCAAAGACATTGTCAGGTCAGTCACAGTGGGCATCTTTTCTTTAGCAGACATGTGTGGTGCTGGTCTCCTTGTCCTAAAGACAGTATTTCCACATTAGTGTTTATGTGTACTTAcatgacttacattttatgttCCATGTTTTTGTTCTGCATTTCACAATTGGAACTTTAACTCTAGGCTCTTGTGCCCTGGCCTTGTCTCCTTGCCCCTTCCTCTTGTTTAGGCACTTTCAGCATCGTCTGAAGAAGGCTGTTCCTTATTTCCGGATGAAGCTAATAGTGGTGGGGAATGCAGGCAGTGGGAAGACCACTCTGATCCAGCAGCTAATGAAGCTCAAGCGTTCACAGTTTTACTTTGACCTACACTCCACGAGCATCACCGTCAGAGACTGGACCATCAGAGACCGTGATAGGAAAAACATGCTCCTGAACGTGTGGGACTTCTCAGGTTGGATTCTCAGGTGTAATAAGTCTTATAAACGTTATAAAACCAGAAAGGGTTCAACTGTCTTGTGGTCATGCAGGTGGAGAGGAGTACAGTGGCTTCCATTCTCAATTCATGAGTTCCAGAGCTCTGTATTTAGTGCTATATGACCTGAGTAAAGGAGCCAGTGAGCTGGACACCATCAGACCCTGGCTCTTCAATATCAAAGTGAGTTCACATTTGTGCAATAAATCAAGTTATGTAATAGCATGAcctagatctctctctctctctctctctctctctctcttaatatGCTTCATTCTTCTCCCTCTTTGGCCTCCATAGGCACTCGCCCCTGTCGCCCCTGTGATTCTGGTGGGAACTCATTTGGATGTATGTGATGATGACCTggtacaggagtgtgtgtttaagattcAGGAGGAAGTGTTGTCCCAGCCGCTTTTCCCAACCATCAGAGAGCGTCACATGCTGTGTGCTTGTGAGGAGTCGGATTCTATCAGCAGGCTGCGCAAGGCCATCGCCAGAGAGGCTGGCAGCTTTAAGGTGATTTTCATTTAGATGAAGAAGAACACACAGATATTTTTTGATATTTCACTTTGACATGTGAGAGACTTGCATCCTCTGTACAGATCCAGGGGCAGCCGGTGATGGGGCAGCTGGTCCCAGATTGTTATGTAGAGTTGGAGAGGAGGCTTGTGCAGGAGCGGAGCCGTGTTCCTGTTGAGTTTCCCGTACTCAGACACCAACGCCTCCTGCAGCTCATTGAGGAGAGCCAGCTGCTGCTGGAGGAGGGAGAACTTGCTCATGCTGTTCGCTTCCTCAGTGAGACCGGTGAGAGGACTTTCAGATTTTTCCTGTCTAATTATAATTAACGTATCATGTTGTTCTGTCTTATTGTATTTTGCTGCATGGTCTTATCCAGCTGCAGTATGGATCTACATGAACAggattagttttattttttttgctggacTAATTTAACTTCTTACATACTCAATGTTTGTATGAACAGATTAATGTTAGTTCTAGTCTCCCTTCAGTCCTGAGAAAATAATTCCATAATATTTGTATGCGTATTTCCAGAGGATATGGCATTAAAATAATGTTTGCATCATGGTCAAGGAACAACAAGGTCAATAAAAGGAAGTGAAAAGCTACCAATGATTACATTTACTATTGTATTTGATATTATATTAAGTCATTATttcatgatgatgtgatgttatAAATTTCTGAATCAGTAATACGATCACATCACTCAGTGTTTGACACAGAAATCTGAATTTGAATCTGACCCACATTTCCACTTACATTCATGTTTATCTTTGTGAGTTTTCACAAAATATGTAAAAGATCATCATAAGCAACTGTTACCACCTTAATATAGCTTTATAACTTGTAGTCCTATATACAGAACTAGGGCCTGTGACATTATGTATATGGATTAGATTGCAAAATTCTAGGTTATTAGTTCATCTGTGTTTCTCCTGGTGATTAAATTTTTAAGTTCATATTACGTGCATGCATAGACACTGCttttactgtttgtgtgtgtgtgtgtgtgtgcgtgtgtgaaatCCCAGGTGTGCTCCTGCACTTTGATGACCCTGCTCTACAGCTCAGAGACCTGTATTTCATCAATCCCCAGTGGCTCTGCAACACCATCTCACAGGTTACACAAGAATCCATCTtcaaatatacaaaatacatcAAGTACATCCAACTAGGTAGAGGTTTGatctttgtgttgtgttatttgtttgtAGATGCTGTCTCAGGAGAGCCTATATGAGAGGGGGGTGATGCAGCGCTCAGGTGTGAAGAAATTTCTCAGTGAGAGCCTCTGCTTTCCAAAAGGACACCTCATGCACTACTTCAGGCTGCTGGAGAAGTTTCTAATCGCCTTGCCCTTGGGAGAGGAGCAGCTACTGGTGCACTGCGGGTATCTTCTATTCAAAACACATCCAGAttctttaaatgtgttttataatcCATAACTGCATGACTTATGAATTTAGAATTTCTACATATTGTATTATAATGTAGGTGAGCTGTCCTTGTGTAGGAGTACCAGataaattaaacagaaataaataaagcattataTATGAAAGTAATATTCTACTATGTTTATAGACAATTCTTAACAGCCAGGTCTAAAACTTTTCATGTCAATgactaaaatgaaagaaaataccATTTACAAATATTCTGTATTTAGAACAGATCGCGTCACTTTGtctcactttcttttcttttctttctctacagTTTGTCTGATCACAAGCCGCTGATTGAGATTCCTCACTGTGAGAATTCAGAGATTATTGTGAGGGTCTATGAGATGCCTTATTACCCAATGGGCTTCTGGTCCAGACTGATCAGCCAGCTTCTGGAGGTCTCCACCTTCATGCTCCAGGGTAGAGGTAAGACTGTCAGGCTGATATTCTCTCATCCAAAGTTTTCTAACcagaacagagtggtgttgtttCATAAATCTGAATTTGTTTTAATGTCTTAACTCTAttacttttttctgtttgtttccaGAGAAAGCTTTGAGGCCAAATCGAAATTACTGGAGGACAGGGGTATACCTGAACTGGTCTACTGAGGCATACTACCTAGTGGAAGCCTTTTCAGTAGTGAACAGCCCTGCCAGCTTTGTTAGGATCACCGTGCCTTGCTCCCGTAAAGGTGTGTTAGTAGGAAGAATAAGGAGAGACCTTTAACTGACTCCTGTGCTATAATTCTTTTTCCAACTTTGTTCAtctttgtttttcattcatttgtgttTGATACAGTATTTGGTTTATTTCTCCTACGTCAGAGTTACCCCTCAACAATATATTCACCATTCAGAGATGGTTCATTTGTTGTTGTTCACAGGCTTGGCTTTGAAGTAAGAGCTGGTACAATAGTCTTCCTCAGGGCACAATTATAAGACACACTAATGCAAGAAAGTGATATTCACCTTGCATTTTATTGTGTGATCTGATAAAGAGCAGAGCTTTAACAGAGGTCTAACAAACATTCAGTCTTTCAGTTACAATATTTAGACGTGAAAGGTTAGGTCAGTATTTAAAACTGCTGAACTGGACATAGCTATTTCTTCAAACTTGAAAAGTTCATGTGGTAATCTGTgaggtcattttttttaacaagaatTTACCCCTTTTGAACAAAtcttaataaaacacagaataaaataGCTTTTTAATGTGCACTGCTGAAGTATTCATCTGAGATGAGCTGAGCTGTCTGCTGTCTGTCTAGGTCATGTGTTGTTAGGTCAGGTGGTGGATCATATTGACTCTGTGCTGGAGGAGTGGTTTCCTGGCCTCCTCAACACCGATATACAAGGGGATGGGGAGACGCTGCTGAAGAAATGGGCATTTTACAGCTTTGACGACACGCAGGACTGGAACAAGATGCTGCTGCAGGATCTGCTTAAACACAGCGATAAAAGTATCACCATCATACTCCTCTAAATATCTTTTTTGCATGCATTCAAACCAAACAACTTTAAATGTGTTATCGGTTTCTAGATGGTCTGTTGGTGAACTCAGAGGATCCTCGCTTTACAATCCCCACCTCCCAGATCTGCCCTGACCTCATGCTGAGTGACCAGCCAGCTAGTATCATGTTGGACCCTGAGGAGCTAGAAATGGATCTTTCTAACGAGTACCTGCTTGGTCAGAAGACACCAGTTTCTATTAGCGAATCCTTTACagtttataatcatttctaTGGTATTTGGACAGATTTGTTTGACCACAGCGAGAGGATGTTGGTCACTCTAATGGTGTGCTGTTTTGACTTCAGGAAATGGAGGCTTTGGCTCAGTGTACAGAGCGATATACAAAAATGAAGACGTTGCTATGAAGATTTTCAACAAACATGCATCCGAGCTCTATGTTCATAGATTAGTAAGACAGGTAATCTTTCGGTTAATTGGGCTGCAGTTGTATTTCTTGGGCTTATTTTATAGTACTTCCTACACTGCCACATCTGTCGGTTTTTTTGGTGAAAAAAGGACATTTTATGTAACACAGTCCTCACTTGTAGAGCAGTTAGAAAGTGTTGTGCCTTTTGCAGGAGTTGGCTGTATTAGGCAGACTACACCATCCCAGTCTTGTGGATCTACTAGCTGTAGGAAGCTCCCCCTATGTGCTGGTGATGGAAATGGCTCCATGTGGTTCTCTCGACTCTCTGTTTGAACATGAAAACTGCAGCTTGAATCGCAAACTGCAGCACAGGATCGCACTACAGGTGGCTGATGGGCTCAGGTAGACatacagcacacaccaacatgtcTGTAGGAATGGATGCACTGATTACTGCAAGTTTTTTTAAGGGAATTTATCTGAATACTATTCCAGTTATCATGCTGTGTTCGGCTTGTCTCTGTTCTGATCCAGATATTTGCACTCTTCAATGATAATCTACCGGGACCTGAAACCTCACAATGTGCTGCTGTTTAATCTGAAGACTGACTCGGAGATGATCGCTAAGCTGACTGACTATGGCATCGCTCAGTACTGCTGTAGTATGGGACTCAAGAGCTCTGAAGGCACACCAGGTACCACttcatatgaataaaaaaagaaaaaaacggcTGACAAAAAACCTGAACAACCTTACCAGCTGTATTTGACATTTTACCAGCTTTTAAATGCAGGTTTACATCCAGTCTGGGTGAATAactacactatacagtacattttcTCTGCTTTCATTCAGCAGATATGTGTGTACTAAGAGCAGTATTTAAATATTCTTTCTGCAGTTGTGTTCTGTAGTTGTTGCTGAATTGTTTACTCTGTGGTTCGTTGCAGGGTTCAGAGCACCAGAGGTGGCACGTGGTAACGTGATCTATAATGTTCAGGCAGATGTTTATTCGTTTGGTTTGCTGCTATATGACCTTTTGACCTGTGGTGAGAGAATTTCAGATGGTCTAAAGTTCCCCAGCGAGTTTGATGAAATAGCCGTGCAGGGAAAGTTACTGGGTAAGGCCAGACTTTTTGATTAAAGGAGAGAAGGTTTTCATTTCTAATCTCCAGATCTCCGTGTATAAAATGTGAATCTTGCATCCTTACTTGACAACCATATATATCATTGTCTTTTAGATCCAGTGAAACATTACAGATGTTCTCCCTGGCCCGGGTTTCAGAACCTAATGAAAGAGTGTCTGAGAGAGACCCCAGAGAGCAGACCCACATCTGCACAGGTGATCCACTGAGAATCCTCCCTTACTCAGAGCGTGCTGATGGTCTCTGGGTGTCTATATCACTTCTGCTTGTTTGTTTCGATTTTTTTATAGGTGTTTGACTGTCTGAACTCAGGAAAGATGCTGTGTTTAATTAGTGAGCTGACTCTGCCTGGGCTGTCCTGTGAGTGTTTCACTGTCTCCTGTCCCAGTGGAGGTTTGGGAGGAGGTGTGaatggtggtgctggggctcaTGTGTGGACCGGAGGTGGCAGTAGCAGCCAGAAGCTTGGCTTTGTCACATGTGTAAATGTAGAGACTGAGAAACACTCCACACAGGTAATGAGGATCAGTAATATAGTTAAACTATAGTTACAGTAATCCTGCTTAGCACCACTTTAGTAGCCTATTGCATTCTATCCATCATGTTGGCTAATAACTAAGCATAGCCACAGTTCTATCTAGTAGTTAGTGAGCGTATTTTTTCCTGTAGTTGTAGCTAATCAATGAAGTAACTTCATTACTAATAAAATGACTTCCTATAGGCTACATTAGCATTGTGGTGAAATCAGGTCTAGTGAGTCTTTTGTAATGAAggttgtatgtgtatttgtttgtcaGGAGATTGACCAAAGCCCTGTCCTCTGTCTGGTGACTGTCAAAGTGCCTGGAGAAGTCCACGACTGGTTAGTTGCAGGAACACAGAGTGGCTCACTGGTGGTTCTAGATGCAAGGAACATTAAAGTTTTGCACTGTTTACAGAGAGCGAAGGATGCAGTGACCTCACTCTTCTTCCACACACCATCTCAGCGCAGGTACACAATTACATCTGCTGTCATGGGCTGGGgttttgaatgaaatttttatttcaggtgtcattacagctttatatgtgattttatattttttttcttatcagcTGCTTAAAGAACTACCTTTTAGTGGGAACAGCAGATGGAATGCTTGTCATTTATGAAGACTCAGTTATAAAGGTATTCTGTATTTCACCTGAAGCTCACTTGCTTCCATTCTGTTGAGAAAATACAaacgatgtgtgtgtgattatttcaaCTTAGTTAGAGCCATTTATTTTGTAGCCTTTAACATGTCTGTCATTCTGGTCCTGTACAACCCAGTGTGCTGATGGTGCTCCAGTGAAGCTTGTGCAGGTTGGGAATGTGAACACACCCCTGATGTGTCTGGCTCCATCTGGTCATTATCAGGACCGTACCACTCTGTGGGCAGGCTGTGGCACCAGGGTGCTCTCTCTAACTGTGGACTATGACATCTCTAAGAGTATAGACACCAGGTCCACGTTTTATCAGTTAGTATCCATATAGTTTCCATGATTGcag comes from Hemibagrus wyckioides isolate EC202008001 linkage group LG14, SWU_Hwy_1.0, whole genome shotgun sequence and encodes:
- the lrrk2 gene encoding leucine-rich repeat serine/threonine-protein kinase 2 isoform X2; this encodes MVNKEDLEKNLKKLLVRLKNNLEEGQQLGSMLQIIQDLLFLAHADECAEELFKDKDVHKPLVLLLSSCCNSKLQQVGWSLLCRLMEICPDTLDKLVPPGQAGKDWEVLGVHQQILNMLTLHQKDLRVVMVGLRALALLLRSDELMLLVLEEDMDVFELVVEAMKAFPHSEELQFQGCSALSMLLQRVPEEHQVEFMEKKDHAVVLNVLQRFKDSENVVLSALQVLIPLAEPASNVEILMSKTERCYSVVCRAVEAFSESEAVQEAGCCLLRKFTSESYFNILVLNGVHRAALRACLSYPDNGKIQAAALSCLAALTKTILENEDLKQTCSEEEDEGGKEDATDSNDEESLVWRDACCTALERHSDDAEVQEAACWALNGLLLYGSARSIYEEPKERPPVYIQVMTVMLVHSSCYGVFRAAAATLGTLIRRHSKMRSRLLASGIHYNIVELMKRHASSSEVCESACRLLYTLFQGGSVNLDEGTMALGQILIVMKDHNFQPEVQLEGLKASLVLLNPDLSLREHGVSIADPDMMDVSLRVLKNQCVVEEAHTVYLQALNRFISSEDIQEFGLAVLTTLADCSGAVDVMCQQGAIDTVLHTLQMFPQKSKIHYWGLSLLFHLISKKKLSHMMVPVLVSVLIASLRQHRGSAEMRLKAFQVIWKLLDTCSGTAAELEKEGFEKDIFQQLRESSPDYRYDLKLSCLCLSRMVVDSEIHYRMLERACEEGDVVMAECLIQLGADVNKKTKTESLIYQVCERGGPLALVEVLLSSGVHEQQLRGALSVCVRRRDSPVVILLLARLGLDPTNSALCLGGFRLGHLEAVWLSALLSEHRDPPTAQKRNSKGQWLARQIQSLQKEHVGVNTSEYFSDDESDESFHTSLDGSVFFTLEDMESDGSDSPSSGRTYCDSPEDLRGRSNMRQQDRSRPDLSEGSNSDPNLSHSFKKRLESRKGKTQRALLFSESSSPGALLSNVDRDHIRLLDLSGNELDSLSCLMDEGSVQQQLEHLLRLDLSSNSLAEFPSALCQSLRSLTRLDLQGNQLQSLPAGLLSLPSLNTLNVSRNSVGPELCLDPHVCCPSLRQLNLSFNHITVFPYSLSQVMENLEELSLEGNQISELSLPLCLAEMKVFDISKNKLTVISDGLLSACTKLETFNASVNHLSCLLHLPSKITTLKLSQNNFESVPESITSLPNLRSVDMRNNSIKVLPGPASWASANLRELIFSENQISVLDLREPVYKWIRLEKLHLSDNRLTELPPQIGLLEELTSLDVSGNSGLRSFPDEMGKLVRLWDLPLDRLQLQLDLKHIGNKTKDIVRHFQHRLKKAVPYFRMKLIVVGNAGSGKTTLIQQLMKLKRSQFYFDLHSTSITVRDWTIRDRDRKNMLLNVWDFSGGEEYSGFHSQFMSSRALYLVLYDLSKGASELDTIRPWLFNIKALAPVAPVILVGTHLDVCDDDLVQECVFKIQEEVLSQPLFPTIRERHMLCACEESDSISRLRKAIAREAGSFKIQGQPVMGQLVPDCYVELERRLVQERSRVPVEFPVLRHQRLLQLIEESQLLLEEGELAHAVRFLSETGVLLHFDDPALQLRDLYFINPQWLCNTISQMLSQESLYERGVMQRSGVKKFLSESLCFPKGHLMHYFRLLEKFLIALPLGEEQLLVHCGLSDHKPLIEIPHCENSEIIVRVYEMPYYPMGFWSRLISQLLEVSTFMLQGREKALRPNRNYWRTGVYLNWSTEAYYLVEAFSVVNSPASFVRITVPCSRKGHVLLGQVVDHIDSVLEEWFPGLLNTDIQGDGETLLKKWAFYSFDDTQDWNKMLLQDLLKHSDKNGLLVNSEDPRFTIPTSQICPDLMLSDQPASIMLDPEELEMDLSNEYLLGNGGFGSVYRAIYKNEDVAMKIFNKHASELYVHRLVRQELAVLGRLHHPSLVDLLAVGSSPYVLVMEMAPCGSLDSLFEHENCSLNRKLQHRIALQVADGLRYLHSSMIIYRDLKPHNVLLFNLKTDSEMIAKLTDYGIAQYCCSMGLKSSEGTPGFRAPEVARGNVIYNVQADVYSFGLLLYDLLTCGERISDGLKFPSEFDEIAVQGKLLDPVKHYRCSPWPGFQNLMKECLRETPESRPTSAQVFDCLNSGKMLCLISELTLPGLSCECFTVSCPSGGLGGGVNGGAGAHVWTGGGSSSQKLGFVTCVNVETEKHSTQEIDQSPVLCLVTVKVPGEVHDWLVAGTQSGSLVVLDARNIKVLHCLQRAKDAVTSLFFHTPSQRSCLKNYLLVGTADGMLVIYEDSVIKCADGAPVKLVQVGNVNTPLMCLAPSGHYQDRTTLWAGCGTRVLSLTVDYDISKSIDTRSTFYHQQHLASSEACISRLVVEKFVYLSKNGGHSVEVWDKKTGKLIDFINCVQLLGKAKAVSLDSSKESLSARVKALLVQYNGTLWIGTASGHILLVDLSTHHLLQVINSGCHSVRTMASVLIETQGQKSVILMLGRRIHMSQEKIQSQSDKDAVLMMWSSSLSQEVKDLNRHCELREKITYKLQEQAYD
- the lrrk2 gene encoding leucine-rich repeat serine/threonine-protein kinase 2 isoform X4, which encodes MVNKEDLEKNLKKLLVRLKNNLEEGQQLGSMLQIIQDLLFLAHADECEELFKDKDVHKPLVLLLSSCCNSKLQQVGWSLLCRLMEICPDTLDKLVPPGQAGKDWEVLGVHQQILNMLTLHQKDLRVVMVGLRALALLLRSDELMLLVLEEDMDVFELVVEAMKAFPHSEELQFQGCSALSMLLQRVPEEHQVEFMEKKDHAVVLNVLQRFKDSENVVLSALQVLIPLAEPASNVEILMSKTERCYSVVCRAVEAFSESEAVQEAGCCLLRKFTSESYFNILVLNGVHRAALRACLSYPDNGKIQAAALSCLAALTKTILENEDLKQTCSEEEDEGGKEDATDSNDEESLVWRDACCTALERHSDDAEVQEAACWALNGLLLYGSARSIYEEPKERPPVYIQVMTVMLVHSSCYGVFRAAAATLGTLIRRHSKMRSRLLASGIHYNIVELMKRHASSSEVCESACRLLYTLFQGGSVNLDEGTMALGQILIVMKDHNFQPEVQLEGLKASLVLLNPDLSLREHGVSIADPDMMDVSLRVLKNQCVVEEAHTVYLQALNRFISSEDIQEFGLAVLTTLADCSGAVDVMCQQGAIDTVLHTLQMFPQKSKIHYWGLSLLFHLISKKKLSHMMVPVLVSVLIASLRQHRGSAEMRLKAFQVIWKLLDTCSGTAAELEKEGFEKDIFQQLRESSPDYRYDLKLSCLCLSRMVVDSEIHYRMLERACEEGDVVMAECLIQLGADVNKKTKTESLIYQVCERGGPLALVEVLLSSGVHEQQLRGALSVCVRRRDSPVVILLLARLGLDPTNSALCLGGFRLGHLEAVWLSALLSEHRDPPTAQKRNSKGQWLARQIQSLQKEHVGVNTSEYFSDDESDESFHTSLDGSVFFTLEDMESDGSDSPSSGRTYCDSPEDLRGRSNMRQQDRSRPDLSEGSNSDPNLSHSFKKRLESRKGKTQRALLFSESSSPGALLSNVDRDHIRLLDLSGNELDSLSCLMDEGSVQQQLEHLLRLDLSSNSLAEFPSALCQSLRSLTRLDLQGNQLQSLPAGLLSLPSLNTLNVSRNSVGPELCLDPHVCCPSLRQLNLSFNHITVFPYSLSQVMENLEELSLEGNQISELSLPLCLAEMKVFDISKNKLTVISDGLLSACTKLETFNASVNHLSCLLHLPSKITTLKLSQNNFESVPESITSLPNLRSVDMRNNSIKVLPGPASWASANLRELIFSENQISVLDLREPVYKWIRLEKLHLSDNRLTELPPQIGLLEELTSLDVSGNSGLRSFPDEMGKLVRLWDLPLDRLQLQLDLKHIGNKTKDIVRHFQHRLKKAVPYFRMKLIVVGNAGSGKTTLIQQLMKLKRSQFYFDLHSTSITVRDWTIRDRDRKNMLLNVWDFSGGEEYSGFHSQFMSSRALYLVLYDLSKGASELDTIRPWLFNIKALAPVAPVILVGTHLDVCDDDLVQECVFKIQEEVLSQPLFPTIRERHMLCACEESDSISRLRKAIAREAGSFKIQGQPVMGQLVPDCYVELERRLVQERSRVPVEFPVLRHQRLLQLIEESQLLLEEGELAHAVRFLSETGVLLHFDDPALQLRDLYFINPQWLCNTISQMLSQESLYERGVMQRSGVKKFLSESLCFPKGHLMHYFRLLEKFLIALPLGEEQLLVHCGLSDHKPLIEIPHCENSEIIVRVYEMPYYPMGFWSRLISQLLEVSTFMLQGREKALRPNRNYWRTGVYLNWSTEAYYLVEAFSVVNSPASFVRITVPCSRKGHVLLGQVVDHIDSVLEEWFPGLLNTDIQGDGETLLKKWAFYSFDDTQDWNKMLLQDLLKHSDKNGLLVNSEDPRFTIPTSQICPDLMLSDQPASIMLDPEELEMDLSNEYLLGNGGFGSVYRAIYKNEDVAMKIFNKHASELYVHRLVRQELAVLGRLHHPSLVDLLAVGSSPYVLVMEMAPCGSLDSLFEHENCSLNRKLQHRIALQVADGLRYLHSSMIIYRDLKPHNVLLFNLKTDSEMIAKLTDYGIAQYCCSMGLKSSEGTPGFRAPEVARGNVIYNVQADVYSFGLLLYDLLTCGERISDGLKFPSEFDEIAVQGKLLDPVKHYRCSPWPGFQNLMKECLRETPESRPTSAQVFDCLNSGKMLCLISELTLPGLSCECFTVSCPSGGLGGGVNGGAGAHVWTGGGSSSQKLGFVTCVNVETEKHSTQEIDQSPVLCLVTVKVPGEVHDWLVAGTQSGSLVVLDARNIKVLHCLQRAKDAVTSLFFHTPSQRSCLKNYLLVGTADGMLVIYEDSVIKCADGAPVKLVQVGNVNTPLMCLAPSGHYQDRTTLWAGCGTRVLSLTVDYDISKSIDTRSTFYHQQHLASSEACISRLVVEKFVYLSKNGGHSVEVWDKKTGKLIDFINCVQLLGKAKAVSLDSSKESLSARVKALLVQYNGTLWIGTASGHILLVDLSTHHLLQVINSGCHSVRTMASVLIETQGQKSVILMLGRRIHMSQEKIQSQSDKDAVLMMWSSSLSQEVKDLNRHCELREKITYKLQEQAYD